Within Pseudomonas paeninsulae, the genomic segment CACCGCGAACGGTACGGCGCTCACCACCGCCAGCGGCAGGGTCCAGCGCTCGTACTGCGCCGCGAGAATCAGGAACACCATGATCAGGCCGAAAATAAACGCAGTGCTGCCGGAACCCTGGGTGGCCTGCTCCTGAAAGGCCGAACCGGTCCAGCCGATGCTGTAGTCGCTGCCCAGCATCTCATCGGCCACTTGCTGGATTGCCGCCAGGGCCTGCCCGGAACTGTAACCCGGCGCCGGCCCCCCGAGAATCTTCGCCGCCGGGTAGACGTTGAACCGCGCGTAGCTGTCCGGGCCGAGAATCCGCTCGACCTTGACCAGACTGGACAACGGCACCAGCTCGCGGCTGGACGAGCGCACATAGACCTGGGCCAGGTCTTCCGGCTTGCTGCGGAACTCCGACTCCGATTGCAGGCTGACCTGAAAGGTACGCCCATACAGACTGAAATCGTTGACGTAGTAACTGCCGAACGTCGCCTGCATGGCGGTGAACACATCACTGATCGACACGCCCAGGGCACTCGCCTTGGTCCGATCGAGGTTGATGTAGTACTGCGGCACGTTGGCGCTGAAGGTGGTGCGCACCCCGGCCAGCTCCGGCCGTTTGGCCGTGGCCTCGAGGAAAGCCGTGACCTTGCTGGCCAGCTGCGCGGTGCTGCCACCACTGCGATCCTGAATAAACCCCTCGAAACCGCCGGTGGTGCTCATGCCGGTAATCGGCGGCGGGTTGAAGGTCATCACCAGACCATCCTTTTGCGCCGCGCCCATGGCCATGAAGGTTTTCGTCAGGTTGCGCGCGTCCAGCTCCGGCGTGGTGCGTTCACTCCAGTCCTTCAGCGGCACGAAGGACACCCCGGCGTTGCTGCGTGTGCCGAAGGTGAGGATGTCGAAACCGGCGAAGGTCACCACATCCGCGACTGCCGGGTGGTCCATCAACTGCTGGGTGACCGCGCTGGTCAGCTTCTCGGTGCGGGTCAGCGAGGCCGCCGGTGGCAGGAAGTAGGCATTGATCACATAACCCTGATCCTCATCCGGCACCAGTGAGCTGGGCACTCGGCTGAACAGCGCCAGCATCAGTGCGATCATCACGCCAAACAGCAGCAGGCCGATCGCCGAACGCTTGAGGAAGAAGCGTACGCCAGCGGTGTAACCGTTGGTGAGGCGGTCGAACATGCGGTTGAAGGCGCGAAACGGTGCGGCCGGCTGCTGATGGCCCGGTTTGAGCAATACCGCGCACAGCGCCGGACTCAGGGTCAGCGCGACGATGCCGGAGATCACCACCGACACGGCGATGGTGATCGCGAACTGCTTGTACATCTCACCCGCCAAGCCGCCGAGAAAGCCCACCGGCACAAACACCGCGCAGAGCACCAGGACGATGGCGACGATCGGCCCGGTGACCTCCTGCATGGCCTTGATGGTCGCCTCGCGCGGGCCGATCTTGTCCTCGTTCATGACCCGCTCGACGTTCTCGATCACCACAATGGCGTCGTCGACCACGATGCCAATCGCCAGCACCATGCCGAACAGGGTCAGCAAGTTGATCGAGAAGCCGAGCAGGTACATGCCGGCGAAAGTGCCGATCAGCGACACCGGAATGGCCAGCAACGGAATCAACGTGGCGCGCCAGTTCTGCAGGAAGATGAACACCACCAGCACCACCAGCACCAAAGCCTCGAAGAAGGTGTAGATCACCTCGTCGATGGAGACCTTGACGAACTTGGTGGTGTCGTAGGGGATCTTGTAGGTGATGCCCTCGGGGAAGTTCTTCGAAAGGCGCTGCAGCGTGGTCCGCACCGCCTCGGCGGTGTCCAGGGCATTGGCACCCGGTTGCAGGTAGATGCCGAAGGCGGCGTTCTGCTGGCCGTTGAGCGAGGTCATCAGCGAGTAGTCCTGGGCGCCCAACTCGATCCGCGCCACATCCTTCAACAGCAGGCTGGCGCCTGTCTCGTCGCTGCGCAAAATCACGTTCTCGAACTCTTGCGGATCGGTGAACCGCCCCTGGGTGGTCACCGTATAGGTGAAGTCCTGCTCCTGTTGCAGCGGCTGCTGGCCGAAGCTGCCGGCGGCGAACTGCGAGTTCTGCTCGCGAATGGCGCTAACCACATCGGCCGGCGTCAGGTTGTACTGGGCCAGTTTGTCCGGGCGCAGCCAGATGCGCATCGAGTAGTCTTTCGAGCCGAACTGGCGGGCGTCACCGATCCCCGGCAAGCGCTTGAGCTCGTCGATCACGTTGATCAGCGCGTAGTTGCTGATATACACCGGGTCGCGCGAGCCATCCGGGGAGAACAGGGCAACCACCTGGAGGATGTCCGAGGACTTCTTCTCCACCTTGACGCCTTGGCGACGCACCTCTTCCGGCAGCTTGGCCAGGGCGGCCTGGACCCGGTTGTTGACGTCGATGGTGGCCTGATCGGGATCGGTGCCGACCTGGAAATACACCGACAGGCTCATGGCGTTGCCGCCGGAGTTGGACTGCTGGTAGATCATCCCCTCGACGCCGTTGATCGACTGTTCCAGTGGTGCGGCCACGGTTTCTGCGATCACCTGCGCGCTGGCGCCAGAATAGCCGGCGCTGACCGACACCTGCGGCGGCAGAATCTGCGGGTACTGGGCAATCGGCAGCGCGCGCATGGCCATCAGGCCGGCGAGTACGATAATGATGGAGATGACTGCGGCGAAAACCGGGCGATCGATAAAGAAGCGTGAGAACACGGGGTACGCTCCTTAGGACTGCTTGGCGGATGAGTCGCTGGGATCGGCGACCTTGACCGGCGTATCCGGGCGCACCTTGGGCAACCCCTCGACGATCACCCGGTCACCGGCGCTGATGCCGGACTCGATCACCCAGCGACCATTGGCGGTGCGCCCGGTGCTGACCTGGCGGGTGCGGGCGATGCTCTGAGCGTCGACCACGTACACGAAGGTACCGCGCGGGCCTTGCGCAACCGCGCGCTCCGGCACGGTGATGGCGCCGGGCAAGGTGATGCCCTTGACCACGACTCGCACGAACTGGCCGGGGAGCAGCTTCTGTTCCGGGTTGGGCACCACGGCGCGAGCACTGACGGTACTGGTGCTGCGGTCGATCAGGCTACCGGTGAAGTCCACCTTGCCTGCCAATGGATAGACCGAGCCATCGCCGAACTTGATTTCGACGCTCATGTGTTGGTCTTCAGGCAGGGTCAGCGCGCCACTTTTCAAACCGCTGCGCACAACCGCAATATCGGTGTCCGGGGCGGCGAAATTGACGAAAATAGGATCGAGCTGGGTGATGTTGGTCAGCAAGCTGGCGTTCGGATCGCCCGCGACCATCAGGCTACCCTCGGAAACGGTTTCGCGGCTGGTGATCCCCGAGATTGGCGCTTTCACCGTGGTGTAATCGAGATCGATCTGCTTGGATTGCACCTCGGCCTCGGCGGCCTGGATGTTGGCCTTGCTCTGCTCGAAGTTGGAGATGGCGTTGTCCAATTCGCTCTCGCTGGCGTAGCCCTTCTTCTGCAGCTCGCGGGTACGCTTGAGGTCGCGTTCGGTCTGCCGAAAACGCGCCTGTTCCTGGGCCAGTGCGCCCTTGGCCCGAGCCAGGGCGGCCTGGTAGGTGCGTGGGTCGATGCGGAACATCAACTGGCCCTGCTTGACCGCACTGCCCTCCAGGTAGGTGCGCTCCTGCAGGATGCCACTGACCTGGGCACGCACCTGTACCTCACGAAAGCCCGCGGTGCGCGCCGAGTACTCCAGCTCCAGCGGCAGCGGGCCAACCTTGACGGTCTCCACCAGCACTTCAGGTGCGGGGGGAGCCTCAGCGGCCTGGGTCATGGGCGCCAGCGCGCCATAGGCTAACGCCCCAAGAGCAAGCGCGAGGTGAGGGACAAAAAACATAAGGCTCTCCGGAGCAACACAATGCGTACCGCACAAAGGTGACGATGCTAATTACATACACTGCTGTTTGTAAACAAAACATCGAGTTCAAATTCAGTACACTCTGTTCCTCAAAGCAGAGCCTAGACAGAATCCTCCCGACCGTCATGCGCAGAACCAAAGAACAAGCCGAACAGACCCGCGGCGCCATCCTGGCCGCCGCCGAGACACTGTTTCTGGAAAAAGGTGTGGCCCACTCCAGCCTGGAGCATATCGCCCGCCACGCCGGAGTCACCCGTGGGGCGGTGTATTGGCATTTCGAGAACAAGGCTCACCTGTTTCACGAGCTGCTCAGCCAGGTGCGCCTGCCACCCGAGCAAATGGCCATGCGCCTGAGCGCCTGCGCCGGGCGCGATCCCCTGCTGGCGTTGCGCGAACTGTGTATCGAGGCCATCGAAAACCTCGCCCGCGACCCGCAGAAGCAGCGCATCTTCACCATCCTCCTGCGCCGCTGCGAATTCACCGACGAGCTGCGTGAGGCCGAGCAGCGCCACGCCGCCTTTATCAATCAGTTCATCGCCCTGTGCGAACAGCAGTTCGACCAGCCCGGCGTCAAACCGCGCCTGCAGCCTGGCATGAGCCCACGCCTGGCGGCCCGCACACTGCACGCGATGATCATCGGCCTGTTCAGCGACTGGCTGCGCGACCCGACACTGTTCGACCCGTTGAGCGACAGCGCACCGATGATCGACGCCTGCTTTCGCGGCCTGGTGCGCGATTGGCAACAAGGATAGGTGCTAAGGGGGATGACGCTTTTGTCATTCCCCGCTATTGGTGGATGGGTGAAGCCTCATCCACCTTGCCCGGCTCTCGTAGCCCGGATGCCATCCGGGGAAGCGCATGGCCCGCACAACCGGCCCCAGGTTGCCGCCGGGCTACTCTCCCGGGGCAACCGCCGCGGGCGCATGACGGCATCAATGGTTACGCCAGGCCTGCCCCATAACCCGCCTCGGCAATTGCAATGATCAGCTCATCGCTCGACAGGCTGCTTACCACGCGCGCCTCACCGCCTTGTAACTTCACCTTTACATCGGCAGCCGGATCACGCGCCTGCAAGGCCTCGGTAATCGTCTTCACGCAATGCTCGCATGTCATGCCGTCGATCCTGAATGTGTGAACCTTTGATGCTTGCATGTGCAACCTCCTGATTAAATGTACGTCCGCATTTTGCGGGATGTGTTCAGTGTCCGTCTTCCCCCAAAGGTAAGGTCAAGGCATAAAACAACACTTGACCTTCCCCATGGGTCAAGGTTGATCCTGTAGCGGAACTTAACCGAGGCTCCTACATGTCCAGCCTGACCACTTTCGACCTGCCTATCAGCGGCATGACCTGTGCCAGTTGCGCCGGCCGCGTCGAGCGCGCCTTGCGCAAAGTACCCAACGTCACCAGCGCCACGGTCAACCTGGCCAACGAACAGGCGCGTATCGAGGCGCCAGTGGACAGCCTGGAGCAGTTGCTCGCCGCCGTCGCCGGCGCCGGCTATGAAGTGCCCAGCGAACGCCGGGAGCTGGCCATCAGCGGCATGACCTGCGCCAGTTGCGTCGGCCGCGTCGAGCACGCCCTGGCGCAACTGCCTGGCGTGCTCACGGCCAGCGTCAACCTGGCCACCGAACACGCGCTGCTGCAGGTCACGGCGGGGCTCGACCCACAAAGCCTGTTGCAGGCAGTCGCCAAAGCCGGCTACACGGCCACCCTGCTGGATGGCGACACGCCCGCCAAGCCCCAGGCCGAACGTCATTTGCAGCGCGAACGCTGGGCGCTGGCACTGGCCTTGCTGCTCACCGCGCCACTGCTGATCCCGATGCTGGCGGAGCCGTTTGGCGCCCACTGGATGCTGCCGGCCTGGCTCCAGTTCGCCCTGGCCACGCCGGTCCAGTTCATCCTCGGCGCGCGTTTTTACCGCGCCGCCTGGCTGGCCCTGCGCGCCGGTGCTGGCAACATGGATCAACTGGTCGCCCTGGGCACCAGCGCCGCCTATGGTCTGAGCCTCTATCAATGGGCGATCACCCCGAGCGGCACGATGCCGCACCTGTACTTCGAAGCCTCGGCGGTGATCATCAGCCTGATCCTGCTCGGAAAATACCTGGAAAGCCGCGCCAAACGGCAAACTACCAGCGCCATTCGTGCCCTGCAGGCATTGCGCCCGGATCAGGCGCTGCGTCTGCGCGATGGCGTCGAGCAGTGGGTGGCACTGAGCGCCCTGACCCTGGGCGATCAGGTGGTGGTCAAGCCCGGCGAGCGCTTCCCGGTCGACGGCCAGGTGTTGCAAGGCCAGAGCCATGCTGACGAAGCCTTGATCAGCGGCGAGAGCCTGCCGCAGCCCAAGCAGCCGGGTGACAAGGTCACCGCCGGGGCGATTAACGGCGAGGGCCGCCTATTGATCGAGACCACCGCCCTGGGAGCGGAAACCGTGCTGGCCACGATCATCCGCCTGGTCGAGGATGCCCAGGCGGCCAAGGCACCGATCCAGAAACTGGTGGATAAGGTCAGTCGGGTATTCGTGCCGACGGTGCTGCTGCTCGCCCTGGCCACCCTGTTGGGCTGGCTGCTGTTCGGCGCAACCCTGCAAACCGCGCTGCTCAATGCCGTCGCCGTGCTGGTGATCGCCTGCCCCTGCGCCCTCGGCCTGGCCACGCCAACGGCGATCATGGCCGGCACCGGAGTGGCCGCGCGCCACGGCATCCTGATCAAGGACGCCGAGGCGCTGGAAGTGGCCCATGGCGTCACGGCAGTGGCGTTCGACAAGACCGGCACCCTGACCTCTGGCACGCCACGAATCGCCCACATGAGCGCACTCGATGGCGACACCACCTCCCTGCTGCAACTGGCCGGCGCCCTGCAACGTGGCAGCGAACACCCGCTGGCCAGGGCCGTGCTGGATGAATGCACGGCCCAGCAGTTGCCGCTGGCCGAGGTGGTCAACAGCCAGGCCCTGGCCGGACGCGGGATTGCCGGGCAGATCGGCGAACGCCAGCTGGCCCTGGGCAACAAACGCCTGCTCGAGGAGGGCTGGCTGCAAAACCAGACCCTGGTCGCCGAGGCCCTGGCCTGGGAAGCCGAAGGCCGTACCCTGTCCTGGCTGATCGAACAGGCACCGACGCCCCAGGTGCTGGGGTTGTTTGCCTTCGGCGACACCCTCAAAGCCGGCGCCGCCGAGGCCATCGCCCAGCTCAAGGCGCAAGGCATCAGCAGCCACCTGATCAGCGGCGACAACCGCGGCAGCGTCAATGCAGTAGCCGGCGCTCTGGGCATCGACGCCGTGCATGCCGAGGTGTTGCCGGCAGACAAGGCGGCGATTATCGGCGAGCTGAAAAACAACGGGGTGGTGGCGATGGTCGGCGACGGCATCAACGATGCCCCGGCGCTGGCTGCCGCGGATGTCGGCATCGCCATGGGCAGCGGCACCGATGTGGCCATGCATGCCGCCGGCATCACCCTGATGCGCGGCGACCCGCGCCTGGTGCCGGCGGCGCTGGACATCAGCCGGCGCACCTACAACAAGATCAGGCAGAACCTGTTTTGGGCCTTCGTCTACAACCTGATCGGTATTCCCCTGGCCGCCGCCGGCCTGCTCAACCCGATGCTCGCCGGGGCCGCCATGGCCCTGTCCAGCCTCAGCGTGGTGAGCAATGCACTGCTGCTGAAGACCTGGAAACCCAAGGACCACACCTAGCCTGCATGAAATTCGTAGGAGCGGGCCATGCCCGCGAAGCTTTTGCTCGAACGGCTTTCGCGGGCATGGCCCGCTCCTACATTTTGTGCCCATGCCCCAACTGGAGAGCGACCGATGAATATCGGCCAAGCCGCACAGAAGACCGGCCTCAGCGCCAAGATGATCCGCTACTACGAGAGCATCGAACTGTTACCGGCCGCCGGGCGTAGCGACAGCGGCTATCGCCAGTACGGCGCGCAGGACCTGCATCGCCTAGCCTTTATCAAACGTGCGCGGGATCTGGGGTTTTCCCTGGCCGAGGTCGCCCAACTGCTGACCCTGTGGCAGGACCGCCAGCGCGCCAGCGCCGACGTCAAGACACTGGCCGCCGGGCATATCGCCGAACTCAACCACAAGATCGCCGAACTCAGCAGCCTGCGCGACACCTTGCAGGACCTGATGCAGCACTGCCAGGGCAATGACCGCCCCGACTGCCCGATCCTCAAGGACCTGGAGTCCGGCGGCAGCCATCGCTAACCAGGCCTGAATTTGATGAAGCGTCATCGACCCGGCAATCTGCGCACCGAGCGCCCCTAGGGTACGAGCGACCGCTGCAGCACGGCGCAATCCAGGGCGAAGTGATCGGTCAATTCCGGCCAGGGATTCTGCGCCAGATTGACCAGTACGCTGCAGGCACCGGCGGCGCGGGCGCATTCCAGGTCGAAGCGGTAGTCGCCGACCATCACCAGCTCATTCGGCGTCACCTGCCAGCGCTCAGCCAGGTGCAGCAAACCGCCGGGATGGGGCTTGGGCGGCGCCTCGTCGCGGCCGAGAATGTCGCCGCTGGCGAAGCAATCGCCCAGACCGATCGCCTGCAGCGTCACCAGCGCCAGCTCATGGGCGTTGCGCGTGAGGATACCGAGCCGGCAGTCGCGATCTTTCAGGGCGCGAACCAGCTCGATGGCCCCCGGCGCCGGCTCGGCGCTCAGCGCCAGCTCGCGCTCGTGCTCCAGCAGCCAGATGTACTTGGCGGCCGCGACGTCCTCGGGCAAGGCCGCCAGGTGATGGAGGATGTCGTCCGCCAGGGGGATGTCCAGCGACCGCTTGATCGCGTCGAAGTCATGCACCGCCAGGGTCAGGGTGCCGTCCATGTCGAACACCCAGTGACGCGCCGCGTGCAGCCTCATTTCCAGTCCTCGCGGCTCACTTCCAATCCTCACGGATTCGGGTCAGGCCTTCCTGGGCGACCGAGGCGACCAGCTGGCCCTGACGATTGAAGATGCTCCCGCGCGAGAAGCCACGGGCATTGCCGGCCCAGGGGCTGTCCATGGCATAGAGCAGCCAGTCGTCCATGCGCAGGTTGCTGTGAAACCACAGCGAGTGGTCGAGGCTGGCCACCTGCATGAATTTCTGGAACACCGAGACGCCATGCGGCAGCATCGAGGTGGTCAGCAGGTTGAAGTCGCTGGCGTAGCCGAGCAGGTACTTGTGCAACTGCGGGTCGTCCGGCAGCTCGCCGGCGGCGCGGAACCACACATACTTGACCGGTTCACTCGGCTCGGGGGCGAAGGGATTGCCGACCGTCACCGGGCGGATTTCGATCGGCTTGTCGCTGAGTGCGCGCTCACGCATGCCTTCGGGCAACGAGTCGGCGACCAGTCGGGCCAGCTCGGTTTCCGATTTCAACCCTTCAGGCCCCGGCACATCCGGCATCGGGTTCTGATGGTGAAAGCCGTCTTCGTCGTACTGGAAGGAGGCGCTGCAGGTGAAGATCGGCTTGCCCTTCTGCACCGCCGTCACCCGCCGGGTGCTGAAGCTACCGCCATCGCGTACCCGATCGACTTGATAGACCACCGGCAGGGCGGAATCACCAGGACGCAGGAAGTAACCGTGCAATGAGTGCACATGGCGATCCGCCTCGACTGTCTGGCTGGCCGCCGACACGCACTGGCCGAGCACCTGACCGCCGAACAGCTGACGGAATCCAAGATCCTGACTGACACCGCGAAAGAGGTTCTCTTCGATGGCCTCCAGGCTCAACAGGGCGACCAATTCGTCCAGTACCTGACTCATGCTAGTTCTCCAGTAACCGCTAAGAGCGCGGCAAACGTAATTCGGGGTAGGCCGGCAGTGAGCTCAAGCGCTCATCCCACACCGCCCGACCAAGGGTGAAATGGTAAAGACTTTGCCAGCGGCTGTCGGCAAGTCCTAGCAATTCATGTACCGAATCGTCGAAATAACAACCGATGCCAGTGGCCGATAGCCCCGCCGCCTCGGCTTCCAGATAGAGCAATTGGCCGATTTGCCCGCATTCCCAGTACAACCGTGGATAGCGCCAGGTGCCGGCCTGCAGCGCCGTGTCGAAGCGACTGAGCATGGCCAGGGCAACGCAACCATCGCTGGCGATGTCCTGACCACAGGAGAGAAACTCCGCCAGGCCGCGGGCATCGCCTGCAAGCAGGCGGTA encodes:
- a CDS encoding efflux RND transporter permease subunit; amino-acid sequence: MFSRFFIDRPVFAAVISIIIVLAGLMAMRALPIAQYPQILPPQVSVSAGYSGASAQVIAETVAAPLEQSINGVEGMIYQQSNSGGNAMSLSVYFQVGTDPDQATIDVNNRVQAALAKLPEEVRRQGVKVEKKSSDILQVVALFSPDGSRDPVYISNYALINVIDELKRLPGIGDARQFGSKDYSMRIWLRPDKLAQYNLTPADVVSAIREQNSQFAAGSFGQQPLQQEQDFTYTVTTQGRFTDPQEFENVILRSDETGASLLLKDVARIELGAQDYSLMTSLNGQQNAAFGIYLQPGANALDTAEAVRTTLQRLSKNFPEGITYKIPYDTTKFVKVSIDEVIYTFFEALVLVVLVVFIFLQNWRATLIPLLAIPVSLIGTFAGMYLLGFSINLLTLFGMVLAIGIVVDDAIVVIENVERVMNEDKIGPREATIKAMQEVTGPIVAIVLVLCAVFVPVGFLGGLAGEMYKQFAITIAVSVVISGIVALTLSPALCAVLLKPGHQQPAAPFRAFNRMFDRLTNGYTAGVRFFLKRSAIGLLLFGVMIALMLALFSRVPSSLVPDEDQGYVINAYFLPPAASLTRTEKLTSAVTQQLMDHPAVADVVTFAGFDILTFGTRSNAGVSFVPLKDWSERTTPELDARNLTKTFMAMGAAQKDGLVMTFNPPPITGMSTTGGFEGFIQDRSGGSTAQLASKVTAFLEATAKRPELAGVRTTFSANVPQYYINLDRTKASALGVSISDVFTAMQATFGSYYVNDFSLYGRTFQVSLQSESEFRSKPEDLAQVYVRSSSRELVPLSSLVKVERILGPDSYARFNVYPAAKILGGPAPGYSSGQALAAIQQVADEMLGSDYSIGWTGSAFQEQATQGSGSTAFIFGLIMVFLILAAQYERWTLPLAVVSAVPFAVFGAILAVWLRGIEKDVYFQVGLLTLIGLASKNAILIVEFAVICRKQGMGIFESALEASRLRFRPIIMTSLAFILGVVPLVISSGAGSASRHSIGTGVIGGMLAATFLAIFLIPMFYLLVESWAAKLSKGRNKREEVVVES
- a CDS encoding efflux RND transporter periplasmic adaptor subunit is translated as MFFVPHLALALGALAYGALAPMTQAAEAPPAPEVLVETVKVGPLPLELEYSARTAGFREVQVRAQVSGILQERTYLEGSAVKQGQLMFRIDPRTYQAALARAKGALAQEQARFRQTERDLKRTRELQKKGYASESELDNAISNFEQSKANIQAAEAEVQSKQIDLDYTTVKAPISGITSRETVSEGSLMVAGDPNASLLTNITQLDPIFVNFAAPDTDIAVVRSGLKSGALTLPEDQHMSVEIKFGDGSVYPLAGKVDFTGSLIDRSTSTVSARAVVPNPEQKLLPGQFVRVVVKGITLPGAITVPERAVAQGPRGTFVYVVDAQSIARTRQVSTGRTANGRWVIESGISAGDRVIVEGLPKVRPDTPVKVADPSDSSAKQS
- a CDS encoding TetR family transcriptional regulator; the protein is MRRTKEQAEQTRGAILAAAETLFLEKGVAHSSLEHIARHAGVTRGAVYWHFENKAHLFHELLSQVRLPPEQMAMRLSACAGRDPLLALRELCIEAIENLARDPQKQRIFTILLRRCEFTDELREAEQRHAAFINQFIALCEQQFDQPGVKPRLQPGMSPRLAARTLHAMIIGLFSDWLRDPTLFDPLSDSAPMIDACFRGLVRDWQQG
- a CDS encoding heavy-metal-associated domain-containing protein, producing MQASKVHTFRIDGMTCEHCVKTITEALQARDPAADVKVKLQGGEARVVSSLSSDELIIAIAEAGYGAGLA
- a CDS encoding heavy metal translocating P-type ATPase, which encodes MSSLTTFDLPISGMTCASCAGRVERALRKVPNVTSATVNLANEQARIEAPVDSLEQLLAAVAGAGYEVPSERRELAISGMTCASCVGRVEHALAQLPGVLTASVNLATEHALLQVTAGLDPQSLLQAVAKAGYTATLLDGDTPAKPQAERHLQRERWALALALLLTAPLLIPMLAEPFGAHWMLPAWLQFALATPVQFILGARFYRAAWLALRAGAGNMDQLVALGTSAAYGLSLYQWAITPSGTMPHLYFEASAVIISLILLGKYLESRAKRQTTSAIRALQALRPDQALRLRDGVEQWVALSALTLGDQVVVKPGERFPVDGQVLQGQSHADEALISGESLPQPKQPGDKVTAGAINGEGRLLIETTALGAETVLATIIRLVEDAQAAKAPIQKLVDKVSRVFVPTVLLLALATLLGWLLFGATLQTALLNAVAVLVIACPCALGLATPTAIMAGTGVAARHGILIKDAEALEVAHGVTAVAFDKTGTLTSGTPRIAHMSALDGDTTSLLQLAGALQRGSEHPLARAVLDECTAQQLPLAEVVNSQALAGRGIAGQIGERQLALGNKRLLEEGWLQNQTLVAEALAWEAEGRTLSWLIEQAPTPQVLGLFAFGDTLKAGAAEAIAQLKAQGISSHLISGDNRGSVNAVAGALGIDAVHAEVLPADKAAIIGELKNNGVVAMVGDGINDAPALAAADVGIAMGSGTDVAMHAAGITLMRGDPRLVPAALDISRRTYNKIRQNLFWAFVYNLIGIPLAAAGLLNPMLAGAAMALSSLSVVSNALLLKTWKPKDHT
- the cueR gene encoding Cu(I)-responsive transcriptional regulator, whose protein sequence is MNIGQAAQKTGLSAKMIRYYESIELLPAAGRSDSGYRQYGAQDLHRLAFIKRARDLGFSLAEVAQLLTLWQDRQRASADVKTLAAGHIAELNHKIAELSSLRDTLQDLMQHCQGNDRPDCPILKDLESGGSHR
- a CDS encoding HAD family hydrolase — encoded protein: MRLHAARHWVFDMDGTLTLAVHDFDAIKRSLDIPLADDILHHLAALPEDVAAAKYIWLLEHERELALSAEPAPGAIELVRALKDRDCRLGILTRNAHELALVTLQAIGLGDCFASGDILGRDEAPPKPHPGGLLHLAERWQVTPNELVMVGDYRFDLECARAAGACSVLVNLAQNPWPELTDHFALDCAVLQRSLVP
- the tesB gene encoding acyl-CoA thioesterase II: MSQVLDELVALLSLEAIEENLFRGVSQDLGFRQLFGGQVLGQCVSAASQTVEADRHVHSLHGYFLRPGDSALPVVYQVDRVRDGGSFSTRRVTAVQKGKPIFTCSASFQYDEDGFHHQNPMPDVPGPEGLKSETELARLVADSLPEGMRERALSDKPIEIRPVTVGNPFAPEPSEPVKYVWFRAAGELPDDPQLHKYLLGYASDFNLLTTSMLPHGVSVFQKFMQVASLDHSLWFHSNLRMDDWLLYAMDSPWAGNARGFSRGSIFNRQGQLVASVAQEGLTRIREDWK